The following coding sequences are from one Lolium rigidum isolate FL_2022 chromosome 6, APGP_CSIRO_Lrig_0.1, whole genome shotgun sequence window:
- the LOC124665200 gene encoding pentatricopeptide repeat-containing protein At3g57430, chloroplastic-like, which produces MATTVAPPASPPPTSTTIRSLTAAGNHAAALRALSSLASSASIDHFALPPAIKSAAALRDARAARTLHAASLRRNLLHQPTPAVANALLTAYARCGDLAAALALFDATPPELRDAVSYNSLISALCLFRRWAHALDALRAMLAEPRHAVSSFTLVSVLLACSHLADADHRLGREAHAFALKHGFLDHGRERFPFNALLSMYARLGLVDHAQTLFRTAAPDDVVTWNSMVSLLVQGGRCGEAVDVLYGMVAAGVRPDGVTFASALPACSRLQMVSLGREVHAVVLKDGDLAANSFVASALVDMYAGNEQVRNARRVFDMVPEPGRQLGMWNAMICGYAQAGMDEDALQLFARMEVEPSETTMAGVLPACARSEAFAGKEGVHGYVVKRGMAGNRFVQNALMDMYARLGNMDVARRIFDMIDLPDVVSWNTLITGCVVQGLVTEAFQLVTEMQLPSMEAEEDVDGQRCMPNNITLMTLLPGCAVLAAPARGKEIHGYAVRHALESDIAVGSALVDMYAKCGCLDLSRAVFDRLPSRNVITWNVLIMAYGMHGLGDEAVALFDRMAVSGEATPNEVTFIAVLAACSHSGMVDRGLELFHGMKRDHGVEPTPDLHACVVDVLGRAGRLDEAYGIISSMEPGQHQVSAWSSMLGACRLHRNVPLGEIAAERLFELEPDEASHYVLLCNIYSAAGMWEKSVAVRGRMRQRGVAKEPGCSWIELDGAIHRFMAGESSHPASAEVHAHMDALWERMRREGYVPDTSCVLHDVDEAEKAAMLRYHSEKLAIAFGLLRAPAGATIRVAKNLRVCNDCHEAAKFMSRMVGREIVLRDVRRFHHFRDGNCSCGDYW; this is translated from the coding sequence ATGGCCACCACCGTGGCTCCACCGGCGTCCCCGCCTCCCACCTCCACCACCATACGCTCCCTCACCGCGGCCGGAAAccacgccgccgccctccgcgcgCTCTCCTCCCTCGCATCCTCCGCCTCCATCGACCACTTCGCGCTCCCACCAGCCATCAAGTCCGCAGCGGCGCTCCGTGACGCCCGCGCCGCGCGCACCCTCCACGCAGCATCCCTACGCCGCAACCTCCTCCACCAACCCACCCCGGCCGTCGCCAACGCGCTCCTCACCGCCTACGCGCGCTGCGGGGACCTCGCCGCGGCGCTGGCGCTCTTCGACGCCACGCCCCCCGAGCTCCGCGACGCCGTCTCATACAACTCCCTCATCTCCGCGCTCTGCCTCTTCCGCCGCTGGGCCCACGCGCTCGACGCGCTCCGCGCCATGCTCGCCGAGCCCCGCCACGCCGTCAGCTCCTTCACGCTCGTCAGCGTGCTCCTCGCCTGCTCCCACCTCGCCGACGCCGACCACCGCCTCGGCCGCGAGGCCCACGCCTTCGCGCTCAAACACGGGTTcctcgaccacggccgcgagcggTTCCCCTTCAACGCGCTGCTCTCCATGTACGCGCGCCTCGGCCTCGTCGACCACGCGCAGACGCTCTTCCGCACCGCCGCGCCCGACGACGTCGTCACCTGGAACTCCATGGTCAGCCTGCTCGTCCAGGGCGGCCGCTGCGGCGAGGCTGTGGACGTGCTCTACGGCATGGTGGCGGCCGGCGTGCGGCCGGACGGCGTCACGTTCGCGAGCGCGCTCCCGGCGTGCTCGCGGCTGCAGATGGTCTCCCTCGGCAGGGAGGTGCACGCCGTCGTCCTCAAGGACGGCGACCTCGCCGCCAACTCGTTCGTGGCGAGCGCGCTGGTGGACATGTACGCCGGCAACGAGCAGGTGCGGAACGCGCGCAGGGTGTTCGACATGGTGCCGGAGCCGGGCCGGCAGCTAGGGATGTGGAACGCCATGATCTGCGGCTACGCGCAGGCCGGCATGGACGAGGACGCGCTCCAGCTCTTCGCGCGGATGGAGGTGGAGCCCAGCGAGACCACCATGGCTGGCGTGCTGCCCGCGTGCGCGCGCTCCGAGGCGTTCGCCGGCAAGGAGGGCGTGCACGGGTACGTGGTGAAGCGCGGCATGGCGGGCAACCGGTTCGTGCAGAACGCGCTCATGGACATGTACGCGCGCCTCGGCAACATGGACGTCGCGCGCAGGATCTTCGACATGATCGACCTCCCCGACGTCGTCTCCTGGAACACCCTCATCACCGGCTGTGTCGTGCAGGGCCTTGTCACCGAGGCGTTTCAGCTTGTGACAGAGATGCAGCTGCCATCGATGGAAGCAGAAGAAGACGTCGACGGACAGAGGTGCATGCCGAACAACATCACCCTGATGACGCTCCTCCCGGGCTGCGCGGtcctggcggcgccggcgagggggAAGGAGATCCACGGGTACGCGGTGAGGCACGCGCTGGAATCAGACATCGCCGTGGGCAGTGCGCTGGTGGACATGTACGCCAAGTGCGGCTGCCTGGACTTGTCGAGGGCGGTGTTCGACCGGCTGCCGAGCAGGAACGTCATCACCTGGAACGTCCTCATCATGGCCTACGGGATGCACGGGCTcggcgacgaggcggtggcgCTCTTCGACCGGATGGCTGTGAGCGGCGAGGCGACACCCAACGAGGTCACCTTCATCGCCGTCCTAGCCGCCTGCAGCCACTCCGGCATGGTTGACCGTGGCCTGGAGCTGTTCCACGGCATGAAGAGGGACCACGGCGTCGAGCCCACGCCGGACCTCCACGCCTGTGTCGTCGACGTCCTCGGGCGGGCCGGACGCCTCGACGAGGCCTACGGCATCATCAGCTCCATGGAGCCGGGGCAACATCAGGTCTCGGCGTGGAGCAGCATGCTCGGCGCGTGCCGGCTGCACCGGAACGTGCCGCTCGGGGAGATCGCCGCCGAGCGGCTGTTCGAGCTGGAGCCCGACGAGGCGAGCCACTACGTGCTCCTCTGCAACATCTACTCCGCCGCCGGGATGTGGGAGAAGTCGGTGGCGGTGCGCGGCAGGATGCGGCAGCGGGGCGTCGCCAAGGAGCCCGGCTGCAGCTGGATCGAGCTCGACGGTGCGATCCACCGGTTCATGGCCGGCGAGTCCTCCCATCCGGCCAGCGCCGAGGTGCACGCGCACATGGACGCGCTCTGGGAGCGGATGCGTCGGGAGGGGTACGTGCCGGACACGTCGTGCGTGCTCCACGACGTCGACGAGGCCGAGAAGGCGGCCATGCTCCGGTACCACAGCGAGAAGCTCGCCATCGCCTTCGGGCTGCTCAGGGCCCCCGCCGGCGCCACCATCAGGGTGGCCAAGAACCTGAGGGTGTGCAACGACTGCCATGAGGCCGCCAAGTTCATGTCCAGGATGGTTGGGCGGGAGATCGTGCTGAGGGACGTGAGGAGGTTCCACCATTTCCGTGATGGCAATTGCTCATGTGGGGACTATTGGTAG